From the Solanum lycopersicum chromosome 10, SLM_r2.1 genome, one window contains:
- the LOC100316880 gene encoding haloacid dehalogenase, producing the protein MALRTRIITRAFSNLTHKPKLQVLGNGSSDVIRVDPTGSPVSNCGSSFSTAAAAVEAPVERLFGLVKEYEDYRRGLYGGLTHKALFVDAVGTLVIPSQPMAQIYKQIGEKYGVEYSEDEILQRYRWAYGQPWRRSSLRYVNDGRPFWQHIVSCSTGCSDSQYFEELYNYYMTEKAWHLCDPEAERVFQALRAAGVKLAIVSNFDTRLRPVLRALNCDHWFDAVAVSAEVEAEKPNPTIFLKACELLGVNPDDAVHVGDDRRNDIWGARDAGCDAWLWGSDVVSFKEVAQRIGVEV; encoded by the exons ATGGCGTTAAGGACGAGGATAATCACTAGAGCATTCAGCAATTTGACCCATAAACCAAAGTTGCAGGTTCTCGGAAATGGGTCTTCTGATGTAATTCGGGTCGACCCGACTGGAAGTCCGGTGTCGAATTGTGGGTCTTCGTTTTCGACGGCGGCCGCTGCTGTGGAAGCGCCGGTTGAGAGGCTATTTGGGTTAGTAAAAGAGTATGAAGATTACAGAAGGGGTTTGTATGGTGGGCTTACACATAAAGCCCTTTTTGTTGATGCTGTGGGTACTCTTGTTATTCCTTCTCAACCAATGGCTCAG ATTTACAAGCAAATTGGTGAGAAGTACGGGGTCGAGTATTCTGAAGATGAGATATTGCAACGATACAGATGGGCTTACGGACAGCCTTGGCGTAGATCTAGTCTCAG ATATGTCAACGATGGAAGACCCTTTTGGCAACATATAGTTAGTTGTTCAACTGGCTGTTCTGACTCTCAGTACTTTGAGGAGCTGTATAACTATTATATGACTGAAAAG GCTTGGCATCTTTGTGATCCAGAAGCCGAAAGGGTATTCCAGGCCCTTAGAGCAGCGGGAGTAAAGTTGGCTATAGTGTCGAATTTTGATACCCGATTGAGACCAGTGTTGAGGGCATTGAACTGTGATCACTGGTTTGATGCCGTAGCAGTTTCAGCTGAG GTAGAAGCAGAGAAGCCTAAtccaacaatatttttaaaagcttGTGAGTTACTAGGAGTAAATCCAGATGATGCTGTTCATGTAGGCGATGATCGTAGAAATGACATTTGGGGTGCTAGAGATGCAGGTTGTGATGCCTGGCTGTGGGGAAGCGACGTTGTCTCCTTCAAAGAG GTTGCTCAGAGAATAGGCGTGGAGGTCTGA
- the LOC101244135 gene encoding strictosidine synthase 1 precursor produces the protein MNALKLFLSAAALAIMAVLLTLSSKNVYSPPSIPGSKDLLSKSEVIHLKGAVGPESIAFDPNGEGPYTGVADGRILKWNGDSDGWVDFAVTSSQRKECVHPFAPQMEHVCGRPLGLRFDTRTGDLYIADAYLGLHVVGPSGGLATPLVTEVEGQPLRFTNDLDIDEQEDVIYFTDTSTQFQRRQFVASVVSGDKTGRLMKYDKSTKSVTVLLRGLAFANGVALSKDKSFVLVAETSTCRVVRHWLKGPHAGKHDTFADLPGYPDNIRRNSRGEFWVGLHSKRSLLAKLVTSYSWFGKTTLKLPFTFQQLHFLLVGGQPHATAIKLSEDGQVLDVLEDLESKTLKFISEVEEKNGKLWIGSVLVPFVGVHELS, from the exons ATGAATGCTTTAAAGCTCTTTTTAAGTGCAGCAGCACTTGCAATAATGGCTGTTCTATTGACTTTAAGCTCCAAAAATGTTTACAGTCCACCTTCAATACCAGGATCCAAAGATCTCTTATCGAAATCTGAAGTAATACATCTGAAAGGAGCAGTTGGGCCGGAGAGTATTGCGTTTGACCCGAACGGAGAAGGTCCATACACCGGCGTTGCTGATGGCCGGATTCTTAAGTGGAATGGAGATTCTGACGGTTGGGTTGATTTTGCTGTCACTTCGTCTCAAAG GAAGGAATGTGTGCACCCTTTTGCTCCCCAAATGGAGCACGTATGCGGAAGACCGCTGGGCTTACGATTTGATACAAGAACCGGAGACCTCTACATTGCTGATGCCTATTTAGGACTTCACGTTGTGGGTCCATCTGGTGGATTAGCTACCCCACTCGTCACAGAAGTTGAAGGCCAGCCTCTGCGCTTCACAAATGACCTCGACATCGATGAGCAAGAAGATGTAATTTACTTCACAGATACCAGCACACAATTCCAGAGGAG GCAATTTGTTGCATCTGTTGTAAGTGGAGACAAGACAGGCCGGCTGATGAAATACGACAAATCAACCAAATCAGTGACAGTTTTACTACGAGGCCTTGCTTTTGCCAACGGTGTAGCCTTGAGCAAAGACAAGTCCTTTGTACTAGTAGCTGAAACTAGTACCTGTAGAGTAGTAAGGCATTGGCTTAAAGGCCCTCATGCAGGAAAACACGATACATTTGCTGATCTACCAGGATATCCAGACAACATCAGAAGAAACTCGAGAGGGGAGTTTTGGGTCGGTTTGCATTCAAAAAGATCGCTGCTTGCAAAATTAGTCACATCCTATTCATGGTTCGGAAAGACAACACTAAAACTTCCATTCACCTTCCAGCAACTGCATTTCTTGTTAGTTGGAGGACAGCCTCATGCAACTGCAATTAAGCTAAGCGAGGACGGGCAAGTTTTGGATGTTCTAGAAGACCTCGAGAGCAAGACGTTGAAGTTCATAAGCGAGGTTGAGGAGAAGAACGGCAAGCTGTGGATTGGTTCTGTACTGGTGCCTTTTGTTGGAGTTCATGAATTGTCTTAA
- the LOC101257322 gene encoding protein HYPER-SENSITIVITY-RELATED 4-like: protein MSSSSESNLAIAKTVISAIGSAAAMSMLVHNLPPEVQDYLFFGLRHVFIKFSNQLTMVIDEFDGMMSNEVYEAAQIYLGTKLSPDTRRFKISKSEKEKSFNTSMERNEEVIDYYKGQKFKWIWVCKQIQTSRESFYNPRDINSTMRSEVRSYELMFHRKSKDFVLDCYLPYIINEAKLQYLETKTLKIHTMDYENMHDLSEVWTPVSLDHPATFETLALDSEQKDEILKDLDRFVKRKEYYRKVGKAWKRGYLLYGPPGTGKSSLIAAMANYLNFDIYDLELTEVKKNSDLRRLLVATANKSILVVEDIDATIDLQEKLSSRAAAPSNDSHEEESKVTLSGLLNFIDGLWSSCGDERIIIFTTNHVEKLDPALLRPGRMDVHIHMSYCTPCGFKLLASNYLGITEHQLFEEIENLIGATAVTPAEVAEKLMKDDDVDIALKSLIDFLHLKEKEHEDIEVEEKENE, encoded by the exons ATGTCTTCTTCCAGTGAATCAAATTTAGCAATTGCCAAAACTGTAATATCAGCAATTGGCTCAGCTGCTGCAATGTCCATGTTGGTACATAATCTCCCACCAGAAGTTCAAGATTACCTCTTTTTCGGCCTCAGGCACGTATTTATTAAATTCTCGAATCAACTAACTATGGTGATTGACGAATTTGATGGAATGATGAGCAATGAAGTATACGAAGCAGCTCAAATTTACTTAGGCACGAAGCTATCTCCTGATACTCGTCGTTTCAAAATTAGCAAATCTGAGAAGGAGAAGAGTTTCAACACGAGCATGGAAAGAAATGAGGAGGTCATAGACTATTACAAAGGTCAAAAGTTCAAGTGGATTTGGGTGTGTAAACAAATTCAAACATCAAGAGAGTCGTTTTACAATCCTCGCGACATCAACTCTACTATGAGGTCTGAGGTAAGATCCTACGAACTCATGTTTCATCGAAAAAGCAAGGACTTTGTCCTTGACTGCTACTTGCCTTACATTATCAACGAGGCGAAATTGCAATATCTTGAAACCAAGACACTGAAAATCCACACTATGGATTATGAGAATATGCATGATCTTAGTGAAGTGTGGACACCGGTGAGTCTTGATCACCCCGCGACCTTTGAGACATTAGCATTGGACTCAGAGCAAAAAGATGAGATTTTGAAGGATTTGGATAGATTCGTGAAGAGGAAAGAGTATTATAGGAAAGTTGGGAAGGCGTGGAAAAGAGGGTATTTGTTGTATGGTCCTCCGGGGACAGGAAAGTCTAGTTTGATTGCAGCTATGGCGAATTACTTGAACTTTGATATATATGATTTGGAGTTGACAGAGGTGAAGAAGAACTCGGACTTAAGGAGGTTGCTTGTGGCAACCGCTAATAAGTCCATTTTGGTGGTGGAAGATATCGATGCTACTATTGATTTGCAAGAGAAGTTGTCTAGTCGCGCAGCTGCTCCTTCAAATGACTCTCATGAGGAAGAAAGCAAG GTGACACTATCCGGTTTGCTGAACTTCATCGATGGATTATGGTCAAGTTGTGGCGATGAACGAATAATAATTTTCACAACGAATCATGTGGAAAAGCTCGATCCTGCATTGTTGCGACCAGGACGAATGGACGTACACATTCACATGTCATATTGCACTCCTTGTGGCTTCAAACTTCTTGCTTCCAATTACCTTGGGATTACAGAGCATCAACTTTTTGAAGAAATTGAGAACTTAATAGGAGCCACCGCGGTGACACCGGCTGAGGTGGCTGAGAAGCTGATGAAGGATGACGATGTTGACATTGCACTTAAAAGCTTGATTGATTTTCTTCATTTGAAGGAGAAAGAACATGAAGATATCGAGGTtgaggaaaaagaaaatgagtaG